Proteins encoded within one genomic window of Legionella sp. PC997:
- a CDS encoding F-box protein yields MQEKYEDPLPEIPAEIVEHIMTFLGPRDLANLELVCKDWQNLASSDVVWRTAVGQTKEEFSNPDLYTILTLPNISGFSYRLVMKGFALVEEELQRFFQNTDYVKLISFPEGVGNETISSNTHPGGWEYKYKNRVFKSEEDLNSVFAQARKESHEYTCYSRTEFFARYKEINNEIHLYALKHITGHEKWTVFQKPFIFNRSLVNNFPSVKPASTNTENKTAKPAQKTADSQLHSTPVSNATSNHVNQQEMEEKSQPTATEYQPHFFQPTPTPAPTRTKVVNRAPVCLPNNSGSCTIS; encoded by the coding sequence ATGCAAGAGAAATATGAAGATCCGTTACCCGAAATACCCGCAGAGATTGTAGAGCATATAATGACATTTTTAGGCCCAAGGGATTTAGCAAATTTAGAGTTAGTCTGTAAAGATTGGCAGAACCTTGCTTCGAGTGATGTTGTTTGGAGGACAGCCGTAGGCCAAACAAAAGAAGAATTTTCAAATCCCGACTTATACACAATTTTAACACTCCCCAATATTTCTGGATTTAGTTATAGGCTGGTAATGAAGGGTTTTGCGCTGGTTGAAGAAGAGCTGCAACGGTTTTTTCAAAATACAGATTACGTTAAACTAATATCATTTCCTGAAGGTGTTGGAAATGAAACAATTTCTTCAAATACCCATCCTGGCGGTTGGGAGTATAAATACAAGAATAGGGTTTTTAAAAGTGAGGAAGACCTCAATAGTGTTTTTGCACAGGCACGTAAGGAAAGTCACGAATATACGTGTTATTCCCGGACTGAGTTTTTTGCCCGTTATAAAGAAATAAATAATGAAATACATTTATATGCATTAAAGCACATTACTGGGCATGAGAAATGGACAGTATTTCAGAAACCGTTTATTTTTAATCGAAGCCTTGTAAATAATTTTCCTTCCGTGAAGCCTGCATCGACTAATACCGAAAATAAAACAGCTAAACCTGCGCAAAAAACAGCGGATAGTCAATTACACAGCACTCCTGTTTCGAATGCAACAAGCAATCATGTGAATCAACAAGAAATGGAAGAAAAATCCCAACCGACCGCCACGGAATATCAGCCACACTTCTTTCAACCAACGCCAACACCTGCTCCTACACGTACGAAAGTAGTCAACCGTGCACCAGTTTGTTTGCCAAACAATAGCGGCTCATGCACAATCTCTTAA